From the genome of Mycobacterium dioxanotrophicus, one region includes:
- a CDS encoding hemophore-related protein — translation MKKFSLNTLAVTVGGLALSLSAGAGLASAQPDIGPMVDSPCTYEQAMAAVHAENPMAAQYLDQSPPNQQFLRVFLSSPRDQRVNLLNQIKNNQGAAQALPVFTQMLTSCTKY, via the coding sequence ATGAAGAAATTTTCGCTGAATACGCTCGCTGTCACGGTGGGGGGTCTGGCGTTGTCGTTGTCGGCCGGGGCGGGTCTCGCATCCGCACAACCCGACATCGGCCCGATGGTCGACTCACCGTGTACGTATGAACAGGCGATGGCAGCGGTACACGCGGAGAATCCGATGGCCGCGCAGTACCTCGACCAGTCGCCGCCCAACCAGCAGTTCCTGCGGGTGTTCCTCAGCTCGCCGCGGGATCAGCGCGTCAACCTGCTGAACCAGATCAAGAACAATCAAGGAGCGGCACAAGCCCTTCCGGTCTTCACGCAGATGTTGACCAGCTGCACGAAGTACTGA